The following nucleotide sequence is from Kineobactrum salinum.
AGCAGGGGCCGATGTGATTGTGCTGGGCATTCCCTCACAGAATTTTCGCAGTGTGGTGGAGCAGGTGCGGCAGCATATCCGTCCATGGGTGCCGGTGATCAGCCTGACCAAGGGCCTGGAGCTGGACACCCGGATGCGGATGACCGAAATCATCGCCGAGGTATTGCCCGGCCACCCTGTAGGGGTGCTGACCGGCCCCAACCTGGCCCGGGAAATCATGGCCGGACAGGCAGCCGCCAGCGTGCTGGCAATGGAAGACGCTACCATACTGGGTGAACTGCAGTGCCTGTTTTCCAGCGGCCTGTTCCGGGTCTACAGCAATCCCGACGTCATCGGCTGCGAACTGGGGGGAGTCCTGAAGAATATTATCGCGATCGCCGTGGGCATGGGCGACGGCCTGGGCGCCGGTGACAATACCCGCGCCGCGCTGATCACCCGCGGCCTGGCGGAGATTAGCCGGCTGGGCGTTGCCATGGGAGGACAACCGGAAACCTTCGCCGGCCTGGCCGGCATGGGTGACATGATCGCCACCTGCACCAGTCCCCAGAGCCGCAACCGTCAGGTCGGCATCGAACTCGGCAGGGGCCGGTCAATGGCGGAGCTAAGCGCGGAAATGTACATGGTGGCCGAGGGCGCCAAGAGCGCACCGGCGGTGATGGCGCTGGCGGAACAACACGGGGTGGAAATGCCTATCGCGCTCGATGTATACCGGGTACTCAGCGGCGCCACCTCGGCCCAGCGTATTTTCCGCGGCCTGCTGCGGGTCTCGGCCGGCGCCGAATCTGAGCCGGGATAAGATAACCGTGTCACAGCTTCGTTAACGGGCACTGGCGCCGAAGCGAGAGCTGATGCAGAATACCTAGAATAAACAGCACGTATTTTAGGATTCTTGGACTTCGTAGCGCGGTCAACATCCTGGGAGGGTGCTTTCGAGACACGCCGTGAATCCATCCATGGAGGCTCGGATGCCTAGGCGGCCCCGCGCATCCATGTCGCATACGGTCTCGAAAGCACCCTCCCAAGACGCCGACCTTATACCGAAGCGAGCCAAAGTAAGTGCAATTTTACCGTAAAATAACTTCGCGGTGGCTGCGACTGCCGCGACAACCACCACCGGACCCGCAGGATCGAAACATGACTCGTTTGCACCTGGGCCTGTGCCTGGCACTGTTGCTTCCCGTCTCCGCGCTGGCCGCGGAAGCCGGCAGATTTGCCGACCTCAATGGCAATCCGGGACTGCGCTCAGCCTCCGCGCTGGTGCTGGATGCCAACGGTGAGGTCATCTATGGCAAGGATACCGACACCGTGCGCCCCATCGCCTCCATCACCAAGCTGATGACGGCGATGGTCATCCTCGATGCGGGGCTGGACCTCGATGAGGCGCTGACCATCACCCGGGACGATCGCGACCTGATCCGGCTCACCGGCTCGCGCCTGGATTTTGGCGCTACGTTGAGTCGCCGGGAGATGCTGCTGCTGGCATTGATGTCATCCGAAAACCGAGCCGCGCATGTTCTCGGCCGCACCTATCCAGGCGGCCTGGAAGCCTTTGTTGCCGCGATGAATCTCAAGGCTGAGCAACTGGGCATGCGCAACAGCCAGTTCGCGGATCCGGCTGGTCTGCACGGAGACAATATGTCCACCGCCCGGGATCTTGCATTAATGGTCCAGGCCGCGGGCGGCTATCCGCTGATCACCGAAGCCAGCACCACGCCCGGCATGACCGTGCATCCCTATGCCAACCGCGGCCCGCTGAACTACAACAATACCAACCGCCTGCTGAAGAACCGGAACTGGCAGATCGGCCTGAGCAAGACCGGCTACCTGGATGAAGCTGGTCGCTGCCTGGTGATGCAGGCCATCATCGAAGGCGAACCGGTGTCCATCGTGCTGCTCAATTCCTTTGGCAAGCTCACGCCCTTTGGTGATTCCAACCGTCTGCGCAAGTGGCTGTTGGCAAACAGCTGAGCTGCGCTGCGGCGACAGATCCTGCAGCTTGACCTCCACCGCCGCTACTGGAACACTGGCAGTATCGCAGGTCACAGGAGCAGGCACATGTTGAACAGACGACAGATTCTGCAACTGGCTGCCAGCCTCACGGCAGCTGGTGCCGCCGCGGGCAGCCTGGGAGCCGCCGGCGACACCGCCAGGGCTCCCACCCTTAATCAGCGCGCCATTCCGAGCTCCGGGGAAGAACTGCCCGTGATCGGCATGGGTACCTCGCGCACCTTCGATGTGCCCGCCGACGACGATTCAGTAAAACAGCTGACCGAGGTGCTGCGTGCCTTCTTCGATGCCAGCGGCAGCGTCATCGACTCTTCACCGATGTATGGCGAAGCCGAATCACGGGTGGGGGACATCCTGCAATCGCTGGAGCCACAGAGGCCGGTGTTCGCGGCCACCAAGGTCTGGACCACCGGCAAGCAACAGGGCATCGAACAGATGCAGGAATCCGCCAGACGCATGGCGGTCGACCGTTTCGACCTGATCGCGGTCCACAACCTGCAGGACTGGCGCACCCACCTGGCGACGCTGAAGGACTGGAAGGCCGAGGGCAAGGTCCGCTACTTCGGTATTACCACCTCCCACGGGCGCAATCACAATGAGTTGCTGGAGATCATGCGCAAGGAGCCACTGGATTTTGTCCAGTTCAGCTACAACATCGACAACCGCGGCGCCGAGAAGGAGCTGCTGCCGCTGGCCCGGGAGCGCGGTATCGCCACAATGATCAACCGCCCCTACCAGCGCGGCTCCCTGTTCGGCAAATCCCGTGACAAACCCTTGCCGGACGTGGCGACCGACCTCGGTTGCGGCAGCTGGGGCCAGTTCTACCTGAAATGGATACTCGGACATCCCGCGGTGACCTGCGTGATTCCCGCGACCTCCAAGCCGCATCACATGCGGGACAACATGCAGGCCAACTTCGGTCCCCTGCCCGATCCGGCCCAGCGCGCAGAGATGCTGCGCGTCTTCGCCGCCCTGTAGCCGCGGGTGGCACAGCAACACAGCTCGCTGTTGCAGCGACTGCTGCAGCGCGCCTGCGACATCCAGGCCCGGGAGGTTTCCGCCACCCTGGTTTCCTTCAGTCTGGTACTGGTACTGATGGCCGCCTATTACATCCTGCGGCCGGTACGCGATGCGATGGCCAGCGACTGGAGCGATGCCGAAGTCAGTGTGCTGTGGACCCTCACCTTCCTCTTCAGCACCCTGGCCGTCTCGCTGTATGGCGCGGCGGTGGCCCGCATCCAGTTGCGCTACCTGGTGCCGGCAGTGTACGGCTTCTTCGCCACCACCTTTGTCCTGTTTTTTGTCGGCATCCAGCTGGTGGAGGACCGCAGCCTGCTAGACAAGTCCTTCTATGTCTGGATCAGCGTCTTCAGCCTGTTCCATATCTCGGTATTCTGGAGCTTCATGGCCGATACCTGGACCCGCCCCCAGGCGACGCGGCTGTTCGGCTTTATCGGCGCCGGCGCCAGCATCGGCGCGATGATCGGCCCCGCGTTGACCGCCGTGCTCGCGGCCGGAGTCGGCATCGACACCCTGCTGCTGATCGGCAGCGGCATCCTGCTGCTGACCCTGCCGCTGGTGCGGTGGCTGCAGCGACTGAAACTGGAGGCGCTGGGCAATACCGGGGTCGCTGCCAGCAGCGACGATTTCACCTATATTGGCGGCAACCCACTGGCGGGATTCACCCGCTTTCTGGGCAGCCGCTACCTGCTGGGCATCGCAGTGTTCATCCTGCTCTACACGTCCATCAGCTCCTTCATTTACTTCGAATTGAAAAACCTGCTGGCAGACCACGACATCGAGGCACGCACCCGTATCTGGGCCATGATGGACCTGGTGGTCAATATCCTCACCGTGGCAATAGCCGCCTTCGCCACCGGACGTATCGCCCGTCACCTGGGACTGCCGTTCACGCTGGCCTGCGTTCCCGCGGTGATCGCCGCCGGCCTGCTGCTGCTGGCCGCGGCACCCATTGTCGCCGTTGTCGTCACCATCCAGATCGTGCGCCGGGCCGGCAACTACGCCATTACCCGGCCGGGGCGGGAAATGCTGTTTACCGCAGTGGATCAGGAAAGCCGCTACAAGGCCAAGCCAGTCATCGATATCGTCATCTATCGCGGCGGCGACATGCTCAACGCCTGGGCCTTCACCGGCCTTACCCAAGGCCTGGGCCTGGGCCTGGGCGCGGTGGCACTGGTCGGGGCCGGCATCGCCGCCTGCTGGGGCGCCACCGGCATCTATCTCGGCCGCCGCTTCAACCAGCGCGCCACTGCAGAACAGCAGCCCCGGAACGGCTGAATTGATTGGGGGTCTAATCGGTCGCGGCTTTGCTTTAGAATCCACAGAAGTCGCGAGGAACCCACCCATGAAAAAATACCTGTCACTGATCCTTGTTACCGTCCTGGCCACCGCCTGTGCCACCAGCCCCACCGGCCGCAAGCAGTTCATGCTGATTTCACCGGAATCGGCCATCGTCCAATCCAAAACCGCCTACCTCAATGCAGTTTCGGAATTTGGCAAGGAAGACAAACTGGCAGACGACCAGGCACTGGCAGATCGCGTCGCCACCATTACCGGCCGTCTGGTCTCGGTGGCGGTGGCAGACTTTCCCCAGTCAGCCGACTGGGAATGGAGCGTGGCCATTGTCGACGACGACGAGACTGTCAATGCCTGGTGCATGGCCGGTGGCAGGATGGCGGTGTACACCGGCCTGTTCGAGAAGCTCAAGCTGACGGATGCTGAATTTGCCCAGATCATGGGCCACGAAATCTCTCATGCGCTGGCAAATCACACCGCCGAACGCATGTCGCGGGCCATGGCCACCCAGGTGGGTCTGGTCACCGTGGGCACGATGTCGGACCACCCCAACCTGACGATGGGAGGCGCTGCACTGGCCGCCCAGCTCGCCCTGGAACTGCCCAACAGCCGCACGGCGGAATCCGAGGCGGACCGGATCGGCCTGGAGCTGGCCACCAAGGCGGGCTTTGACCCGGATGCCGCTGTCTCGCTATGGGAGAAAATGGGCTCGGTCGGCGACGGCAAGCGGCCCCCGGAGTTCCTCAGCACCCACCCCGCCCCCGGCAACCGCCAGGCCGCACTGGCGGCGATGACCCAGGAAATGCGCGGGCTTAATCCGCAGGGCAAGAAAGCACCCGTGCACCCGGTAACCATCGTCTCAGCCAACAGCGCCAAATAATGCCGCACACTCCATAAGCGAGCGTTGATCATGCTCCATAGTGGATTTAGCACTCCCAAGGTAGGTTCGGATCTGCGGGGGGCCTTCAGAGACCGTTTGCCGCATGGATGCGGCAACCGAGCCCCCATGGATGGGTTTACGGCGTGTCTCTGAAGGCCCCCCGCAGGTCCGGACCGGCGCCACTGGCACACACCGTGTTTTGTACGAATCATTGGTAGGTTTCTGAACGCAGTTGGGTGCGGTAGTCCCGGCTTGCCTCTGCGGTGCCCTTTCAGAGACACGCCGTGAACCCATCCATGGGGTCTCGTATGCGACATCCATGTCGCATACGGTCTCTGAAAGGGCACCGCAGAGGCGAGCCTACCCTTACGGTTCTTAACTCACTATGGAGCATGATCAACGCTCGCTTATGGAGCGTTATCAGGTCCGCGTTGATAGGTGACTTCCGGTAGTTCCGTGGCCAGCTGCTCGCGCAGATAGCGGTCGGCGGCGCGGCGCCGGGCTGGCGAGGAAGAAAATTCGCGGTCGAAGAAGCTGCGCACCACCACCGTCGCGATCATCTGTTGACGCAGCACATTGATCGCCTCCGGCAGCGGGTCCATCGTGCACAGGTCCATCCGCACATCGTGGTCGATGCCCTGCTCCGCCGTGCCCAGCAGGTCGAACCAGGGTTCCTCCAGCGCCCCGTCGAGATTGCGCTGCACAATGTAGCAGCCCACAGAATCCGGATTATCCAGCCAGCGCAGCAGCGCTGCAGCGCCCGCAAAGCCGGTGTGGGAGGCCCCTTTGATGGTCACGAGCTCCCCGCCCGGCACCTTGCCCGGGATCGGGGCCGCGTTGGCGGCATGGGGCACCAGCGCGTCAATATCACCCGCCAACATCAGGAAGGGTGTGTCTGCGGAACGGAAAAAGTCCGCAGTGAACACCCAGGTAGGGCCGGCAATGGCAACGGCGGCCTCGATGCGCGGGTCACGCTGCTGCGGGTGAAAGGTGGCCAGAGTAGTGGTGAGGCCGCCCAGGGACAGGCCCAGTGCCCCTACCCGGCCGGGATCGGGCATACCCGCCAGGGCATGACCGGGGCGCTCGCCCCAGGCCAGCAGCTGGTCAATCAGAAACGAGACATCGGCCGCCTGGTTGACGACATCCTGCATCCGTGGCCCGCCGGGCGTGGTCATGTGGGTCAGAGGGTAGTCGGCCGCCACCACCAGATAACCGTGGCTGGCCAGGTGCCGGGCCAGGTAGGCGCCCTCTTTGCGCCGCGAGGCGAAGCCGTGGCTATAGATCAGCAGGGGATAGGGGCCGGCTGCGGCAGTGGCAGGATGCCAGACGGTCACCTTCAGCCTGCGCTCCGGCGCAGCGGGATAACTGCCATTGGCCGCGGTACGGCGGCTCTCGTCGATCAGTACATCGTCGTAGCTGCGCACCGCCAGGGGACCCGGTTGCAAACGGTCCGCGCTGACGCTGGTAGCGGGAAACGGCTCGGGCTGCCAGCCAAAATACAGCAGCGCCATCATCAGGCAGAGGACCGCAAGCAGCGCCAACATGCCTTTGTACAACAATTTCATGATTTGTTCACCGAAGGCAAAGATCGCAAGTGGTGGCCGGGGCAGCGCAGTTCAACCCTGCTCCGTGGGCAGTTCGCCAGCTGTGGTTTTGAACTGTTCCAGATCAATACCGTGACGCTTGATGACCTTGTACAGATCAGAGCGATTGCGGCCCGCCAACTGCGCGGCCTCGGCGATATTTCCCGCAGTCAGTTGCAACAGACGAATCATGTAGCCGCGTTCAAACCGCGCCTTGGCCTCGCTCAATTCGGCAATGTCGGCGCCCCGGTCCAGGGGCAGGGCCTCGCGCACCTGGGCCTCGGAGATGACCGGGCCTACCGCCAGCGCCACCAGTTTTTCGATCACGTTCTGGAGCTGGCGGATATTGCCGGGCCAGCTATAGCGCAGCAGCCTGCCCACTGCTGCCGGCGCCAGTCGTACCGGTTTCGAGCCCTGGCGTTCGGCTACATGGCGCAGGAAGGAGTTTGCCAGCAGCGGGATGTCTTCGCTGCGCTCGCGCAGGCTCGGCAGTCGCAACTCGACCACGTTGAGCCGATAGTAGAGGTCTTCGCGGAAGCTGCCATCTGTCAGCGCCGCCTCGAGATCGCGGTGGGTCGCAGACAGGATGCGCACGTCTATGGGCTGGTCGTCGGTGGCGCCGACCGGCCGCACCCGGCGCTCCTGCAGTACACGCAACACCTTGACCTGCAGGCTGGGCGGCATATCGCCAATTTCATCCAGAAACACCGTGCCGCCGGCGCTCGCCACGAACAGGCCGGGATGGTCGCGACTGGCCCCGGTAAAGGCTCCTTTGCGATGACCGAACAACTCTGATTCCAGCAGGTTCTCGGGAATGGCGCTGCAGTTGATCGGCATGAACGGACCTTCGGCGCGCAGGCTGCCCTGATGTATTGCCTGTGCCAGCAATTCCTTGCCGGTACCGCTTTCACCGCTGATCAACACGTTCACGTCGCTCTGTGCCACCAATCGGGCCTGATCCAGCAGCTGGTACATCTTGGCACTGCGGGTGAGGATGTGCTGCGCCCATCCGGAGGGCTGTACGCTGGCAGGTGAACGCAATTCCAGCGCGCGCTCCAGCGTGGTCAGCAGTTCCGCCGGCGCCACGGGCTTGGTGATGAAGGAGAATACGCCACTCTGGGTAGCCTGCACCGCGTCCCGAATGGAACCGTGAGCCGTGAGAATAATCACCGGCAGAGTCGGCCACTCCCGGTGGATGCGTTCAAACAGCGCCAGGCCATCCATGCCCTCCATGCGCAGGTCTGACAGTACCACCTCGGGCTGCCGTCGCTTGATGGCCGCCAGCGCCTGCTCCCCATTGCCGGCACAATTGACTTCATAGCCGGCAGCCTCCAGCCGCATGGACAGCAGTTCCAACTGACCGGGATCATTGTCCACCAGCAGCACCCGGGCCCGGCTCACGGCCTGAGCTCCCGGGCCAGCGGCTCGCTGTCCGGCCGGCCCTCAATCGCGTCCTCGATCTCCGAGATACCGCGAATTGTGTCCTGCATCTGCTGCTCCAGCGCTTCCTGCTGCGCTTCCATCAGTCGCAGGAAGGCACGCTCGTCCTCGGACCAGTCCGGTTTCAGCTTCACTGCCTGCAGGGCCTGCCGCAGTTCTTCGCGATACCGCCAGGGGCACAACTGGCCAGCAGCAGACGCCGGAACTGCTGCTGGTAATCCGTCTCATCCTCCGGCGAGGCCAATTGCTGCCGGCGCTCGGTGGCGGTACCGGCACACAGCGAGGCGCGATACACCAGCAGGCTTTCACCGCCGGGCACCTCTGTATCCGTCCCTGTGGCAGCACCCTTTCCTGTAGTGTCGGGCTCAATAACAGACGTATCCACCGTGGCACAGGCCACCGGCAGCAGCAGGAAAACCAGCAGCAGGCAGCGCGCTTTCATCCCTCCAGCTCCTGCTTCGCCCGCGGACATTCGACCCGGAAGCTGCTTCCCTCCCCCGGTGCGGATTGCACCCTGACCTTTCCACCCATCGCTTTCACACACTCCTCAACGATCGCCAGACCGATGCCACTACCTTCCCCGGACCGCTCGCGATTGATTGCGCCCCGGTAGAAGAGCTTGAAAATATTGGGTAGTTCCCCGGCGGGAATACCCGGCCCCTCGTCGCTGACGGACAGCCACCAGCTGCTGTCCTCCTCCCCCCAATCCACCCGGATTTCGCCTGCCCGGGGCGAGTAATGAAAGGCATTTGACAGCAGATTGGCGACCACCATCTGCAGGGCCAGCGGGTCGGCAGTGACCGTCAGCGAGCGGTCCGGATAGCGCCAGCGGATTTGATGATCGCCACCCATCCCCTCACCCATCCCCTCCAGCTGGGCCTGCTGTCTGGCACACAGCGCCTTCAGATCCACCGGTTCGCGGCAATCGCCATCGCGTTGATTGACCGCGTTGTAACTGAGCAACTGGCGGATAAGCTCGTGCAGGTGGGCAGCATTGCTGCGCAGGATCTCCAGCACCCGCTGCTGTGCCGGGGTCAGATCACCCGGCACGCCATCGGCCAGGAGCGAGCTCGCCTCAGTGATTGCGGCCAACGGACTCTTCAGCTCGTGCGTAATATGCTGCAGCAAGGCCTGGCTGCGGTTCTCGCTGGCGAGCAGTTTGCGCCGCATCCAGTCCAGCCACTCCCCCAGCTCCAGCAGCTCTGCCGGACCATTGATGGCCACCGGCTGCTGCCAACGGCGATAGCCCAGATTCCGTATCGCCTGGGCCAGGCGTCGTACCGGCGCGGAGATCGCCAGGGTCCCTATGGTCACCAGCAACACGGTCCCGGGAATCGCCAGTACGCCAATCACAAACAGATGACCGAGCGTGGCGTTAAAGCGCTGTTCGCCCGTGCTCAGGGACGTTCGCAGACGCTCCCCTATCTGCTGGCTTAGCAGCGCCGACAAATCATAGGCCTGCTGCAGCAGCGGCTGCAGATCCTCCTGCTCGCCGCCGTTCCCGAACTCCGGTCCAAGTCGGACACCCAGCGCTTCCATCACCTCCAGCAGACGCCGCAGCACCTCTGGTTCCGTATCCAGACCCGGCATCGCGATCAACTCGCCATGACTGCGCTCCAGCTCCGCCAGGCGGTCGTCGTAGCGCTGGCGGAAGCGCGGCTCGCGCAGCAGACGATACTGCCGCGCCGCGCGCTCAAGCCCCTTGACCTGCTCCGACACCGAAGCATCCAGGTGATTCAGTGCAGCCATGGACAGCACCAACTGGTGCTGTTCGCGGATTTGCCGACCCAGCGACAACGCCGCGTAGGACAACGCCACCACCAGTGGCAGTACCGCCAGCAGCGTCGCCAGCACGAGTTGCACACTGAGGCTCAAACGGAACCATCGGCCGAGAAGAGTGGTGCTCATAAATTATCGATGTCGCAAATCAGACTACATCATCCACATTTTTGGCTGTGGCACAAATGCCACATCTTAAGTCATTGAATTGGCATGGTTTTTTTGGTCAACCTCATGTCCCTTGTGGAAAAAAAGCGACAAGTGTTGCGCATGCAGCGCACCCAAAACCCGCAAGCCATTGATTTAATTGTAAAAATAATAATGGCGCGAAAGTTGCAGAAGCATCTGCGAGAGCAACACAAGGCAGTACATGCACATGTTGACCCCCGTCTCTCACCAAGCCATGAACTCCGGAGGCTCCATGCAGATTACGTTTCCTCTCAATGCCCGCCCAGTACTGGGCCAGAATCAATTGCTCGCGTCCCTGTCCAGCGAAGCCAAGCGCAGGATCGTGCCCAGTCTGGAGCGCGTTTCATTTGCGCTGGGCGAGGTAGTCTATGAGGCCGGTGACGCAGAACGCTTTGTCTATTTTCCCAATGACTGCATCCTTTCGTTGTTGTATGTGATGGAAAACGGCAAGTCCACCGAGATTTCAGTCATCGGCAACGACGGCATCCTCGGGACCACCGCGCTGCTGGGAGAAGGGTTGAGCTGGAGCCAGGCGGTAGTGCAAAACGCAGGCAGTGCCTATCGTATGCCCGGCCCTGTGCTGCAGGAAGAGCTGCACCGGCACTCCGAATTGCGGTGGCTGACCCTGCGCTACATGCAGTCGGCGATGGCGCAGACAGCCCAGGTAGCCGCCTGCAACCGCCACCATTCCATCGCCCAGCAACTGTGCCGCAAGTTGTTGTTCTCGCTCGACCGGGTAGCCGGGGACGAGTTGACGCTGACCCAGGAGGTAATCGCCAATACTCTGGGGGTACGCCGCGAAGGTGTGACCGAAGCCGCGGGCATGCTGCGGGAAATGGGCGCCATCGACTATCGCCGGGGGCGTATCAAGGTACTGGATCGCGCCAGGCTGGAGCAATTGAGCTGCGAATGCTACGCGGCGCTGAACAGCGAAAGCAAGCGCATCCTGCCCTGTGAGATAGCGCCGGCAGCTGCCCATGAGAGTTCCTGTGCGACAGCGCGCTCGAGACCCTCATCAGCCGGATCCAGGCTTCCTGAATCCACCCTGCTAAGCTACTCGCAGGCAGCCCGCCTGCGCCGCACCGGCACCGGTCCGGTCGCCCGCTGACGGCCCCGGCGGCCGGTCTCACTGGCGCGAAGCAATCCCCTGCAGGGGCAGGAACTCACGATCGATTGTGTCCTGCCACTGCGCATGCTCGCGCCTGATATCCGCCTCCACGGCAGCCATGACCCGCAATTGGAGCTGCTGGCGGAAGTCCCCCAGGCTCTGCCGCAACGAGGCCTCCAACGCATCCCTGCGCAGCGCTTCCTCGGTCCGCAGCAGAGCCCAGTCAACCGCAACCCACGCCACCGTACCGGCCGCCAGCGCGCAGGCGAGCGCCCAGGGGCCGCCCGGCGCGCAGCCAAGGGCAGCGCCCGCCGCCGCACTGCCGGCCCGGCCGACACCGCGGCCAGCCCCACGAGCGGCGACCGCCGCACCGGCACGGGAGGCGCGCCACACCGTCACTCCAGCCAATGCCCCGCCGGTACTGAGCGCGAGGCGCTCCTCGAAGGCCAACAGCTCACTGGTCTGCAGCGAACGCTGCAGTGAATCCAGCGACAGGCGCGGCCCTGCTGCCGGCGCATCGCCCGCCGAGGAGGGCAGGGGCGCAGGCACCCTGTAGGGTGCCAACTGTTGCATCAGACCTGCGAGCCAGCTGGCGCGGCTGGCCTGCTCCTCGTGTGACAGGTGGCTGCCAAGTTTTTCTCGCAGCTGCGCGATACCCTCATCCCAGCCCGCCTGGGCGAACAGCATGGTGGCGGCCCGGTCAGCGACATAATTCCCTTCAGCCACACCCAGTACCGAGCCGGCCGACATGCCAATCCGGCTGTATTCGCCCGCGAGCGAGTAATACCAGTCCAGGAATTCAGGCAGACGCGACTCCACCCGCCGGAACATCGCATCAAGCTGGCGCTCCAACTGGGGTTCCAGCGCCGCGCTGCGCTGCGCGGCGCTGTGCTCAATGAATGCCTGCGAATAATCGTGCAGCGACGACATCCGCGCCACCGGCACACGATAGTGGCGCTCCCCGGCGCTCAGGTACACATGCGACGGCGGCTCCCAGTGGCGCTGGGTTTCCTCCCCCATCAACCACCAGCAGGCCGCCACCGTCAGCACCACCAGCAACGCCCCCGCCAATCCAGGGCCCGCCGCAGACCGCGAGCGGGCAATGGCCGGGTTGTGGCTAGTATTCGGCAACGCTGTCTGCATTTGAGGCTACTCCCACCAGGGCTCCATTCAACACCAGCAACCAGGCTCCGACAAAGACCGCCTGACCGGCAAATACCAGCAGCCATACCAGTACGCCCGCCAAACCCCGCGCTACCGGCAACTGTACCAGCTGTTGTGCCAG
It contains:
- a CDS encoding NAD(P)H-dependent glycerol-3-phosphate dehydrogenase, translating into MSNLNVALLGGGSWGTTVAALVARNAPVTLWARNPDTVREINDSHSNETFLPGAQLPERLQATADIGEAVAGADVIVLGIPSQNFRSVVEQVRQHIRPWVPVISLTKGLELDTRMRMTEIIAEVLPGHPVGVLTGPNLAREIMAGQAAASVLAMEDATILGELQCLFSSGLFRVYSNPDVIGCELGGVLKNIIAIAVGMGDGLGAGDNTRAALITRGLAEISRLGVAMGGQPETFAGLAGMGDMIATCTSPQSRNRQVGIELGRGRSMAELSAEMYMVAEGAKSAPAVMALAEQHGVEMPIALDVYRVLSGATSAQRIFRGLLRVSAGAESEPG
- the pbpG gene encoding D-alanyl-D-alanine endopeptidase, with amino-acid sequence MTRLHLGLCLALLLPVSALAAEAGRFADLNGNPGLRSASALVLDANGEVIYGKDTDTVRPIASITKLMTAMVILDAGLDLDEALTITRDDRDLIRLTGSRLDFGATLSRREMLLLALMSSENRAAHVLGRTYPGGLEAFVAAMNLKAEQLGMRNSQFADPAGLHGDNMSTARDLALMVQAAGGYPLITEASTTPGMTVHPYANRGPLNYNNTNRLLKNRNWQIGLSKTGYLDEAGRCLVMQAIIEGEPVSIVLLNSFGKLTPFGDSNRLRKWLLANS
- a CDS encoding aldo/keto reductase; this encodes MLNRRQILQLAASLTAAGAAAGSLGAAGDTARAPTLNQRAIPSSGEELPVIGMGTSRTFDVPADDDSVKQLTEVLRAFFDASGSVIDSSPMYGEAESRVGDILQSLEPQRPVFAATKVWTTGKQQGIEQMQESARRMAVDRFDLIAVHNLQDWRTHLATLKDWKAEGKVRYFGITTSHGRNHNELLEIMRKEPLDFVQFSYNIDNRGAEKELLPLARERGIATMINRPYQRGSLFGKSRDKPLPDVATDLGCGSWGQFYLKWILGHPAVTCVIPATSKPHHMRDNMQANFGPLPDPAQRAEMLRVFAAL
- a CDS encoding NTP/NDP exchange transporter, coding for MAQQHSSLLQRLLQRACDIQAREVSATLVSFSLVLVLMAAYYILRPVRDAMASDWSDAEVSVLWTLTFLFSTLAVSLYGAAVARIQLRYLVPAVYGFFATTFVLFFVGIQLVEDRSLLDKSFYVWISVFSLFHISVFWSFMADTWTRPQATRLFGFIGAGASIGAMIGPALTAVLAAGVGIDTLLLIGSGILLLTLPLVRWLQRLKLEALGNTGVAASSDDFTYIGGNPLAGFTRFLGSRYLLGIAVFILLYTSISSFIYFELKNLLADHDIEARTRIWAMMDLVVNILTVAIAAFATGRIARHLGLPFTLACVPAVIAAGLLLLAAAPIVAVVVTIQIVRRAGNYAITRPGREMLFTAVDQESRYKAKPVIDIVIYRGGDMLNAWAFTGLTQGLGLGLGAVALVGAGIAACWGATGIYLGRRFNQRATAEQQPRNG
- a CDS encoding M48 family metallopeptidase, giving the protein MKKYLSLILVTVLATACATSPTGRKQFMLISPESAIVQSKTAYLNAVSEFGKEDKLADDQALADRVATITGRLVSVAVADFPQSADWEWSVAIVDDDETVNAWCMAGGRMAVYTGLFEKLKLTDAEFAQIMGHEISHALANHTAERMSRAMATQVGLVTVGTMSDHPNLTMGGAALAAQLALELPNSRTAESEADRIGLELATKAGFDPDAAVSLWEKMGSVGDGKRPPEFLSTHPAPGNRQAALAAMTQEMRGLNPQGKKAPVHPVTIVSANSAK
- a CDS encoding alpha/beta hydrolase family protein, which translates into the protein MKLLYKGMLALLAVLCLMMALLYFGWQPEPFPATSVSADRLQPGPLAVRSYDDVLIDESRRTAANGSYPAAPERRLKVTVWHPATAAAGPYPLLIYSHGFASRRKEGAYLARHLASHGYLVVAADYPLTHMTTPGGPRMQDVVNQAADVSFLIDQLLAWGERPGHALAGMPDPGRVGALGLSLGGLTTTLATFHPQQRDPRIEAAVAIAGPTWVFTADFFRSADTPFLMLAGDIDALVPHAANAAPIPGKVPGGELVTIKGASHTGFAGAAALLRWLDNPDSVGCYIVQRNLDGALEEPWFDLLGTAEQGIDHDVRMDLCTMDPLPEAINVLRQQMIATVVVRSFFDREFSSSPARRRAADRYLREQLATELPEVTYQRGPDNAP
- a CDS encoding sigma 54-interacting transcriptional regulator; this encodes MSRARVLLVDNDPGQLELLSMRLEAAGYEVNCAGNGEQALAAIKRRQPEVVLSDLRMEGMDGLALFERIHREWPTLPVIILTAHGSIRDAVQATQSGVFSFITKPVAPAELLTTLERALELRSPASVQPSGWAQHILTRSAKMYQLLDQARLVAQSDVNVLISGESGTGKELLAQAIHQGSLRAEGPFMPINCSAIPENLLESELFGHRKGAFTGASRDHPGLFVASAGGTVFLDEIGDMPPSLQVKVLRVLQERRVRPVGATDDQPIDVRILSATHRDLEAALTDGSFREDLYYRLNVVELRLPSLRERSEDIPLLANSFLRHVAERQGSKPVRLAPAAVGRLLRYSWPGNIRQLQNVIEKLVALAVGPVISEAQVREALPLDRGADIAELSEAKARFERGYMIRLLQLTAGNIAEAAQLAGRNRSDLYKVIKRHGIDLEQFKTTAGELPTEQG
- a CDS encoding sensor histidine kinase, producing MSTTLLGRWFRLSLSVQLVLATLLAVLPLVVALSYAALSLGRQIREQHQLVLSMAALNHLDASVSEQVKGLERAARQYRLLREPRFRQRYDDRLAELERSHGELIAMPGLDTEPEVLRRLLEVMEALGVRLGPEFGNGGEQEDLQPLLQQAYDLSALLSQQIGERLRTSLSTGEQRFNATLGHLFVIGVLAIPGTVLLVTIGTLAISAPVRRLAQAIRNLGYRRWQQPVAINGPAELLELGEWLDWMRRKLLASENRSQALLQHITHELKSPLAAITEASSLLADGVPGDLTPAQQRVLEILRSNAAHLHELIRQLLSYNAVNQRDGDCREPVDLKALCARQQAQLEGMGEGMGGDHQIRWRYPDRSLTVTADPLALQMVVANLLSNAFHYSPRAGEIRVDWGEEDSSWWLSVSDEGPGIPAGELPNIFKLFYRGAINRERSGEGSGIGLAIVEECVKAMGGKVRVQSAPGEGSSFRVECPRAKQELEG